A stretch of the Methanofervidicoccus abyssi genome encodes the following:
- the mfnE gene encoding [5-(aminomethyl)furan-3-yl]methyl phosphate kinase — MKIDNLYLVKIGGSLAYDIKPLLNILKSFSSEENKIVVVPGGGMFADLVRDFDRDVKLSNKASHRMALMAMDMMGVYFSDVSHIKTVDNLYDTKVTLQDKDIVILLPSKIVLSTDELPHSWEVTSDSIALYIAKLLRLKKVIIVTDVDGIYDRYPGGKLLNIISAKSIRGFTSVDSYLPKLLIRYKMECIVVNGKYPERVVNVLKGEKDIYTKITVD, encoded by the coding sequence ATGAAGATAGACAACCTCTACCTAGTGAAGATAGGGGGAAGTTTGGCCTACGATATAAAACCACTTTTAAATATTCTGAAATCCTTTAGTAGTGAGGAAAATAAGATAGTTGTTGTACCTGGAGGGGGAATGTTTGCAGATTTGGTAAGAGATTTTGATAGAGATGTGAAGTTAAGTAATAAGGCGTCCCATAGGATGGCATTAATGGCCATGGATATGATGGGAGTCTATTTCTCCGATGTATCTCATATTAAAACTGTAGATAACCTCTACGATACCAAGGTTACATTACAAGATAAAGATATAGTTATATTACTACCATCTAAGATCGTACTTTCTACAGATGAACTTCCACACTCCTGGGAAGTTACTTCAGATTCCATAGCCCTCTATATTGCCAAACTTCTAAGGTTGAAGAAGGTTATAATAGTTACAGATGTTGATGGTATATATGATAGATATCCTGGGGGAAAACTGTTAAATATTATAAGTGCAAAATCCATTAGAGGTTTTACATCGGTGGATAGTTATCTACCAAAACTTTTAATAAGATATAAGATGGAGTGTATAGTAGTCAATGGAAAATATCCAGAGAGAGTTGTAAATGTCTTAAAGGGAGAAAAAGATATATATACTAAAATTACAGTAGACTAG
- a CDS encoding HIT family protein, with amino-acid sequence MCIFCKIVKKEIPAKIIYEDEKTMAFLDINPRSKGHTLIIPKEHYETFEELPEDTALALIRTIKKVLEILKPLNFDGYNILNNNKPTAGQEVPHLHFHIIPRYNNEKEEVIKLSPPVEMDLDKVLEELKGIKS; translated from the coding sequence ATGTGTATCTTCTGTAAAATAGTTAAGAAGGAAATACCTGCAAAGATAATATACGAGGACGAAAAAACTATGGCATTTTTAGATATAAACCCAAGAAGTAAGGGACACACCTTGATTATACCTAAGGAACACTATGAAACCTTTGAAGAACTTCCAGAAGATACTGCCTTAGCTCTAATTAGAACTATTAAGAAGGTTTTAGAGATACTAAAACCTCTAAATTTTGATGGTTATAATATACTAAATAACAACAAACCTACTGCTGGACAGGAAGTGCCTCATCTACACTTCCATATAATACCAAGATATAATAATGAAAAGGAGGAAGTTATTAAACTGTCTCCCCCAGTTGAGATGGATTTAGATAAAGTGCTGGAGGAGTTGAAAGGGATAAAGAGCTAA
- a CDS encoding TrmJ/YjtD family RNA methyltransferase, which translates to MEPVVILVNPKYSGNVGAIARCMKNFEVRELRIVGDRGILDKEAYIRSVHAKDILDRAVFYNSLEEAIEDIDLVVGTSGIVSGDRNLKRVPITPKELAEKHLGLKGKMGLVFGREDDGLTNRELDLCDLFLSIPTSPEYPVMNLSHAVAVILYELYTLKLEKPFPVKMREASKLEKDTLIKLFEDFVDANENIPEYRKELCKVIFKRIISRAFISGKEANTLMCAFRSKKV; encoded by the coding sequence ATGGAACCTGTAGTTATTTTAGTAAATCCCAAGTATAGTGGAAACGTTGGAGCGATTGCTAGGTGTATGAAGAACTTTGAAGTAAGAGAGTTGAGGATAGTGGGGGATAGAGGTATCTTAGATAAAGAGGCCTACATAAGGTCAGTACATGCTAAAGATATTCTGGATAGAGCAGTATTCTATAACTCCCTAGAAGAAGCTATAGAAGATATTGATCTAGTAGTAGGTACCTCAGGAATAGTATCTGGAGATAGAAATTTAAAAAGAGTGCCTATTACACCTAAGGAGTTGGCAGAAAAACACTTAGGATTAAAGGGTAAAATGGGTTTGGTCTTTGGAAGAGAAGACGATGGACTAACTAACAGAGAACTCGATCTCTGTGATCTTTTCCTATCTATTCCTACGTCACCAGAGTATCCTGTAATGAATCTCTCCCATGCAGTGGCTGTAATACTCTACGAGTTGTATACCTTAAAACTTGAAAAGCCCTTTCCTGTAAAGATGAGGGAGGCCTCAAAACTTGAGAAGGATACCCTTATAAAGTTATTCGAGGACTTCGTAGATGCCAACGAGAATATCCCCGAGTACAGAAAAGAACTGTGTAAGGTGATCTTTAAAAGGATAATAAGTAGAGCGTTCATCAGTGGTAAGGAGGCTAATACCCTTATGTGTGCTTTTAGGAGTAAAAAAGTATAA
- a CDS encoding radical SAM protein, with protein MKFLILDGYTDEPAGLGVPPYIGTYPRYAAGVFYHYGYRDVHYITIDKLREELKRGYDLNKFDIIVAICGFHTPGKYLNVKPATLKEIVSILYNYRGIKILGGPAGTRFGSSMEGGILKDEERYKSFFHLVAEGDLEKLLSDLIENRFNLEKIDREYYQLRDYKSIREFAIKGAKIVKEHPNYPYVVAEIETYRGCSRYLSGGCSFCTEPRRFGTPKFRDEKDIVDEIGELYNQGVRYFRIGRQPCIFSYKSVESEREEIPKPNVEAIEKLFKGIWSRAKPKVLHIDNANPAVIARHEEESRKVAKILVKYCTSGNVAAFGVESFDEKVIKMNNLLTTPEDVLKAVEILNEVGGRKGPSGLPYLLPGINLLFGLKGESKRTFKINYQYLKEIYDRGLMLRRINIRQVVPFYGTNIDTRDVKKAKKRKKLFLSFKEKVREEIDKPMLKRVIPKGTVLRDVLLEVKEKNLYFGRQLGTYPILVGIKEEGLELRSFVDVKVVDYGRRSITGVVVSVK; from the coding sequence ATGAAATTCCTAATACTGGATGGATATACTGATGAACCTGCAGGATTGGGAGTACCTCCCTATATAGGTACATATCCAAGGTACGCCGCTGGAGTCTTCTACCACTATGGATATAGAGATGTCCATTACATTACTATAGATAAGTTAAGGGAAGAGTTGAAAAGAGGTTATGATCTAAATAAATTCGATATAATAGTAGCTATATGTGGGTTTCATACACCTGGGAAGTATCTAAATGTCAAACCTGCTACATTAAAAGAGATAGTCTCTATCTTATACAACTATAGAGGTATTAAGATCTTAGGAGGTCCTGCAGGGACGAGATTTGGATCTTCCATGGAGGGAGGTATCTTAAAGGATGAAGAAAGGTATAAGTCCTTCTTCCATCTTGTAGCAGAAGGAGATCTTGAGAAACTTCTTTCCGATCTCATTGAAAATAGGTTTAACCTTGAAAAAATAGACAGAGAATACTATCAACTTAGAGACTACAAAAGTATAAGGGAGTTTGCAATAAAAGGGGCAAAGATTGTAAAGGAGCATCCAAACTACCCCTATGTAGTTGCAGAGATAGAAACCTACAGAGGATGTTCCAGGTATTTAAGTGGAGGATGTTCCTTCTGTACAGAGCCGAGACGCTTCGGTACTCCAAAGTTCAGAGATGAGAAGGATATAGTTGATGAGATAGGAGAGTTGTATAACCAAGGTGTTAGATACTTCAGGATAGGTAGACAACCCTGCATATTCTCCTACAAGTCAGTAGAAAGTGAGAGAGAAGAGATACCTAAACCTAACGTTGAGGCTATAGAAAAGTTATTTAAAGGTATATGGAGCAGGGCTAAGCCTAAGGTACTCCACATAGATAACGCCAACCCTGCAGTAATAGCTAGACATGAGGAGGAGAGCAGGAAGGTTGCCAAGATACTGGTGAAGTACTGTACAAGTGGAAACGTAGCTGCCTTTGGTGTGGAGAGTTTCGACGAGAAGGTAATTAAGATGAACAACTTACTAACAACTCCAGAAGATGTTCTTAAAGCGGTGGAGATACTGAACGAAGTTGGAGGTAGGAAGGGTCCAAGTGGTCTTCCCTATCTACTCCCAGGTATAAACCTACTCTTTGGGTTAAAGGGAGAGTCCAAGAGAACCTTTAAGATAAACTATCAGTATTTAAAGGAGATATACGATAGGGGCTTGATGTTGCGGAGGATAAATATAAGGCAGGTAGTACCCTTTTACGGTACTAACATAGATACTAGAGATGTTAAAAAAGCGAAGAAAAGGAAAAAATTATTCCTAAGTTTTAAAGAAAAGGTTAGGGAAGAAATAGATAAACCTATGTTGAAGAGGGTTATTCCAAAGGGTACTGTATTAAGGGATGTGCTCTTAGAAGTGAAAGAGAAAAACCTGTACTTTGGTAGACAACTTGGTACCTATCCAATACTGGTAGGTATAAAGGAGGAAGGGCTGGAGCTCAGATCCTTTGTAGATGTGAAGGTGGTAGATTACGGTAGAAGATCTATAACTGGTGTAGTAGTTAGTGTAAAATAA
- the glnA gene encoding type I glutamate--ammonia ligase: protein MDLVEKALDYIKTNDVKFIRFQFVDILGAPKNVAYPVKPGEKGLEELREILTEGIHFDGSSIKGFVPIEHSDMLLKPDLSTLSVLPWRPTEKSVARVICDVYTPEGKPFEGDPRSCLKKIMNQLKEDLNGEYFVGPEPEFFLVKPDPHNPHRMIPADIGGYFDMEPLDDAPDIRRDIVLALENLGFHVEASHHEVAPGQHEVDFKFDNALKTADSVVTFKTTIKMIAKKYGLMATFMPKPFYGMNGNGMHCHQSVWLDGKPSFYDENGPYQLSETCLSYIAGILEHAKAIVAITNPTVNSYKRLVPGYEAPVNIAWANKNRSAIIRVPAIRGKGTRIEFRAPDPSCNPYLAFTVMLAAGLDGIKKKLTPPEPVERNIFTMSDKEKKELGIESVPSNLKEALEELENDPVLKKALGDHIYEQFMEIKTAEWDSFRTSVTDWEIKTYLRIL from the coding sequence ATGGATCTAGTTGAAAAGGCCCTGGATTACATAAAAACCAACGATGTTAAGTTTATAAGGTTCCAATTTGTGGATATCTTAGGTGCTCCTAAGAATGTAGCCTACCCTGTGAAACCTGGAGAGAAGGGTCTTGAAGAGTTGAGGGAGATACTTACAGAGGGAATACACTTCGACGGTTCCTCAATTAAGGGTTTTGTTCCAATAGAGCACTCTGATATGTTGTTAAAACCTGATCTCTCAACACTCTCTGTTTTGCCCTGGAGACCTACAGAGAAATCTGTAGCAAGAGTTATCTGTGACGTCTATACACCAGAAGGAAAGCCATTTGAAGGAGATCCAAGAAGTTGTTTAAAGAAGATAATGAATCAACTCAAAGAGGATCTAAATGGGGAGTATTTCGTAGGACCTGAACCAGAGTTTTTCTTAGTAAAACCAGATCCTCACAACCCACATAGGATGATCCCTGCTGACATTGGAGGATACTTCGATATGGAGCCTTTAGATGACGCCCCAGATATCAGAAGGGATATAGTATTGGCCCTAGAGAACCTTGGCTTCCACGTAGAGGCATCCCACCACGAGGTAGCACCAGGACAGCACGAGGTAGATTTCAAGTTTGATAACGCCCTGAAGACAGCAGACAGTGTCGTCACCTTCAAGACAACTATAAAGATGATAGCAAAGAAGTACGGATTAATGGCAACCTTTATGCCCAAACCATTCTACGGTATGAACGGTAACGGTATGCACTGCCACCAGAGTGTGTGGTTAGATGGAAAGCCTTCCTTCTACGATGAAAATGGACCATATCAGTTAAGTGAGACATGTTTAAGTTATATTGCAGGTATCTTGGAACATGCTAAGGCAATAGTTGCAATAACAAACCCAACAGTTAACTCCTACAAGAGGTTAGTACCAGGTTATGAAGCTCCTGTCAACATCGCCTGGGCAAATAAGAACAGAAGTGCGATAATTAGAGTGCCTGCAATAAGAGGTAAAGGTACAAGGATCGAGTTCAGGGCACCAGATCCATCCTGTAACCCATATTTAGCATTTACAGTAATGTTAGCAGCTGGATTAGATGGAATAAAGAAGAAGTTGACACCACCAGAACCTGTGGAGAGGAACATATTTACAATGAGTGATAAGGAGAAGAAGGAGTTAGGAATTGAATCTGTACCATCTAACTTAAAGGAAGCTCTTGAGGAGTTGGAAAACGATCCAGTCCTGAAGAAGGCACTTGGAGATCATATATACGAGCAATTTATGGAAATAAAAACTGCTGAGTGGGACAGTTTCAGAACTTCAGTTACAGACTGGGAGATTAAGACTTACCTGAGAATACTCTAA
- a CDS encoding translation initiation factor IF-5A: MPGTKPVELGSLKEGQYIMIDDVPCRIVSITKSKPGKHGGAKARITAIGIFEPIKKELVGPTSSKVEVPIIDRRKGQVLAIMGDTVQIMDLETYETLELPIPEDVEGLESGVEVEYIEAVGRYKITRVVGK; the protein is encoded by the coding sequence GTGCCAGGAACAAAGCCTGTGGAGTTAGGTTCTCTAAAGGAGGGACAGTATATAATGATAGACGACGTCCCATGTAGAATTGTAAGCATTACAAAGTCAAAACCAGGAAAACATGGAGGGGCAAAGGCTAGGATCACTGCAATAGGTATCTTCGAGCCAATTAAAAAGGAATTGGTAGGTCCAACATCTTCAAAGGTAGAGGTCCCTATTATAGACAGGAGAAAAGGACAGGTTTTAGCTATAATGGGAGACACTGTACAGATAATGGATCTAGAAACATATGAGACTTTAGAACTTCCAATACCTGAAGATGTGGAAGGACTTGAGAGTGGTGTAGAGGTGGAGTACATAGAAGCAGTTGGAAGGTACAAGATCACAAGGGTTGTTGGAAAGTAA
- a CDS encoding elongation factor 1-beta: MGTVIAKVKVMPVSPEVDRESLKERIKKAVENMGIKCINVLEEPLAFGLYAIYVLVEMEEKEGGTEPLEKELSGLKDVESVEVVEVSLA; the protein is encoded by the coding sequence ATGGGAACAGTTATTGCCAAGGTAAAGGTTATGCCTGTGAGTCCTGAAGTAGATAGGGAAAGTTTAAAGGAGAGGATAAAAAAAGCTGTAGAGAATATGGGGATAAAGTGTATAAATGTTTTAGAGGAACCTTTAGCTTTTGGACTTTATGCTATCTATGTCCTAGTAGAGATGGAAGAGAAAGAAGGAGGAACCGAACCTCTTGAAAAGGAGTTAAGTGGATTAAAAGATGTAGAGAGTGTAGAGGTTGTAGAGGTGTCTTTGGCCTGA
- the amrB gene encoding AmmeMemoRadiSam system protein B: MLVRNPAVAGMFYPSDSRELIEMIEYCYLHELGPGSLPTRGVFKKPIGLVCPHAGYIYSGPVAAHSYKALSSKVSENITVVILGPNHTGLGSGVSTMKGIWRTPLGDVETDDEFVEMLWRDCDILDLDETAHLREHSIEVQLPFLQHISMLNSVDFKIVPISMMMQDYETAIEVGYAVAKVSIELDRKVVIIASTDFTHYEPQDIATKKDALAIRAILTMDEKELYTTVVNNNITMCGYGPTMAMLRAMKELGAEDAKLLTYSTSGDITKDYSAVVGYASLIVE, encoded by the coding sequence ATGTTAGTGAGAAACCCTGCAGTTGCAGGTATGTTCTACCCTTCAGATTCGAGAGAGTTGATAGAGATGATAGAGTACTGCTACTTACATGAGTTAGGACCTGGTTCCCTTCCAACAAGGGGAGTCTTTAAGAAACCAATAGGCTTAGTATGTCCCCATGCAGGGTACATATACTCTGGGCCTGTTGCAGCCCACTCTTACAAGGCTTTATCTTCTAAGGTGAGCGAAAATATTACAGTTGTGATCTTAGGACCTAATCACACAGGTTTAGGTTCTGGAGTTTCCACCATGAAGGGTATATGGAGGACTCCCTTAGGGGATGTAGAGACAGATGACGAGTTTGTAGAGATGCTATGGAGGGACTGTGATATCTTAGATTTAGATGAAACTGCCCATCTCAGGGAACACTCCATAGAGGTCCAGCTTCCTTTCTTACAGCATATAAGCATGTTGAACTCTGTGGATTTTAAAATTGTGCCTATATCTATGATGATGCAGGATTATGAAACTGCCATAGAAGTTGGATATGCTGTAGCAAAGGTATCTATAGAGTTGGACAGGAAGGTGGTAATAATAGCATCTACAGATTTCACCCACTACGAACCTCAAGATATAGCGACAAAGAAGGACGCCTTGGCAATAAGGGCTATACTAACTATGGATGAGAAGGAACTCTATACAACTGTAGTAAACAACAACATTACCATGTGTGGTTATGGACCTACCATGGCCATGTTGAGAGCCATGAAGGAACTTGGTGCAGAGGATGCTAAACTACTCACCTACTCCACTTCTGGAGATATCACCAAAGACTATTCCGCTGTTGTGGGATACGCTTCCTTGATAGTGGAGTAA
- the larC gene encoding nickel pincer cofactor biosynthesis protein LarC produces MKVLLIDPQISGISGDMLLSALIDLTGNVDIVYQISQAIEELSNCKRFKVDIREEKINGIRAKRLHIDIVEDRLKNPWDLKKAMEEVINKLELSGKVRSLSLNILDDLISAEMRVHGDKNIHLHEISSLDTIFDILGSVVLLERHGYLDGKIYSTPPVLGCGYIQIEHGILPVPAPSTLEILCKYGIKYINPPYITNFEHTTPTGIAILANIVDRVLDNYPEMIPLKVGYGGGSKRLENVPNVLRVVEGEIKDNRESIVVLETNVDDISGEIIGNLYEILFKRGAKEVFVVNGIGKKNRPTHIITVITDYRNLDRMVETLMEETGTLGVRVKEVGRIKAERSIKVHNINIKGRSYKIRVKVSYLGDKLINAKPEYDDIKRIAEDMNIPLRVVLKEIEKEVSKIYRHLKHL; encoded by the coding sequence ATGAAAGTACTCCTTATAGACCCTCAGATATCTGGTATATCGGGTGATATGTTACTATCTGCACTTATAGATCTAACAGGAAATGTCGATATAGTGTATCAAATATCTCAAGCTATAGAGGAGTTGAGCAATTGTAAAAGATTTAAAGTGGATATCAGAGAGGAAAAGATAAATGGAATAAGAGCGAAAAGACTCCATATAGATATAGTGGAGGACAGACTTAAAAATCCTTGGGATCTAAAAAAGGCTATGGAGGAAGTGATAAATAAGTTGGAACTCTCGGGGAAGGTAAGGAGTTTATCTTTAAACATCTTAGATGATCTTATATCTGCAGAGATGAGGGTACATGGGGATAAAAATATCCACCTTCACGAGATCTCTTCTCTCGATACCATTTTTGACATCTTAGGAAGTGTTGTATTACTTGAGAGGCATGGATACTTAGATGGTAAAATTTACTCCACACCCCCTGTATTAGGTTGCGGATATATACAGATAGAACATGGCATCCTTCCTGTACCTGCTCCAAGTACCTTGGAGATACTGTGTAAATACGGTATAAAATACATAAATCCCCCATATATCACCAACTTTGAACATACTACACCAACAGGTATAGCCATACTGGCAAATATTGTAGATAGAGTATTGGATAACTATCCTGAGATGATACCTTTAAAGGTAGGATATGGAGGAGGCTCTAAAAGGTTGGAGAATGTACCAAACGTTCTGAGAGTAGTTGAGGGAGAGATTAAAGATAATAGAGAAAGTATTGTAGTCCTTGAAACAAATGTAGATGATATTTCTGGTGAGATTATTGGGAACCTCTACGAGATACTATTTAAGAGAGGTGCTAAGGAGGTTTTCGTTGTAAATGGTATAGGAAAGAAGAATAGGCCTACTCATATCATTACTGTAATTACAGACTATAGGAATCTCGACAGGATGGTGGAGACACTTATGGAGGAGACTGGGACCTTAGGAGTTAGAGTTAAAGAAGTTGGTAGGATAAAGGCAGAGCGTAGTATAAAAGTGCACAATATTAATATAAAGGGAAGATCCTACAAAATTAGAGTTAAGGTATCTTATCTAGGGGATAAATTGATAAATGCAAAACCTGAATACGATGATATAAAGAGAATAGCAGAGGATATGAATATTCCCCTTAGAGTAGTTCTAAAGGAGATAGAGAAAGAAGTATCTAAGATCTACAGGCACCTAAAACACCTTTAA
- the hemB gene encoding porphobilinogen synthase has protein sequence MLIRPRRLRKNHKIRDLVRETTLSKKDLIMPIFVDERIKKGKKEIPSMPNQYRFSVESAIEECRKIADLGIPGVILFGIPKYKDEYGTSAYKKDGVIQRTIRGIKEELGNEILVIADTCLCEYTTHGHCGILKDNKVLNDETIEILSKIALSYAESGVDVVAPSDMMDGRVKAIRETLEENNYHDVCIMSYAVKYASAFYGPFRDAAESSPRYGLKDRKTYQMDPGNWREALREIELDIEEGADMILIKPGLPYLDILRLAKDNFNIPIGSYCVSGEYSMVESAAQRGWINRVDAIMEILLCIKRAGADFIITYWAKEVCEYIK, from the coding sequence ATGTTGATCAGACCTAGAAGACTTAGAAAGAATCATAAAATAAGAGACTTGGTTAGAGAAACCACTTTAAGTAAGAAGGATCTTATAATGCCTATCTTCGTAGATGAGAGGATAAAGAAGGGAAAGAAAGAAATACCTTCCATGCCTAACCAGTACAGGTTCAGTGTAGAATCTGCCATCGAGGAGTGTAGGAAGATAGCAGATTTAGGTATCCCTGGAGTTATACTATTTGGAATACCTAAGTATAAAGACGAATATGGGACCTCTGCTTATAAGAAAGATGGAGTAATTCAGAGGACTATAAGGGGAATAAAAGAGGAATTAGGAAATGAAATTCTTGTGATAGCAGATACCTGTCTATGTGAATATACAACCCATGGACACTGTGGTATCCTAAAAGATAATAAAGTATTAAACGATGAAACTATCGAGATCCTCTCTAAGATAGCATTATCCTACGCTGAAAGTGGTGTAGATGTTGTTGCACCTTCTGATATGATGGATGGAAGGGTTAAAGCCATAAGAGAAACCTTGGAAGAGAACAACTACCATGATGTATGTATCATGAGTTATGCTGTAAAGTATGCCTCAGCCTTCTACGGACCATTTAGGGATGCTGCAGAGAGTTCTCCCAGATACGGTTTAAAGGACAGAAAAACGTATCAGATGGATCCTGGGAATTGGAGAGAGGCTTTAAGGGAAATAGAGTTAGATATAGAAGAAGGAGCAGATATGATACTGATAAAACCTGGATTACCCTATTTAGACATTCTAAGGCTGGCTAAGGATAATTTCAATATACCTATCGGTAGTTACTGTGTAAGTGGGGAGTACTCCATGGTGGAATCTGCCGCTCAGAGAGGATGGATAAATAGAGTAGATGCTATAATGGAGATACTCCTCTGTATAAAGAGAGCTGGGGCAGATTTTATAATTACATATTGGGCTAAGGAAGTTTGCGAGTATATTAAGTAA
- a CDS encoding zinc finger domain-containing protein, protein MKYICISCNAEIAPREHATRFPCPNCGEVEIVRCERCRKLSNLYKCPSCGFEGP, encoded by the coding sequence ATGAAGTACATATGTATCTCCTGTAATGCAGAAATAGCACCTAGAGAACATGCTACAAGGTTTCCATGTCCAAACTGTGGAGAAGTTGAAATAGTAAGATGTGAAAGATGTAGAAAGTTAAGCAACCTCTATAAATGTCCTTCCTGTGGATTTGAAGGTCCATAA
- the comA gene encoding phosphosulfolactate synthase, which produces MKAFEFLRKSREKLGITVVLDKGLSPEFLRDYLRVCGEYITFVKFGWGTSAVIDRDIVKEKIEIYKKYGIKAYPGGTLFEVSYSKGLFEEYLKECEELGFETVEISDGSITLSLEEREDIIRKAIERGFTVLTEVGKKSVEMDRKITLEERIELINRDIDIGADYVIVEGRESGKSIGLFDSKGNVKEEDFKILVNSVPLEKVIFEAPQKNQQVYFILNIGPDVNLGNISYEDVISLETLRKGLRGDTFGKV; this is translated from the coding sequence ATGAAGGCCTTTGAATTTCTAAGAAAATCTAGAGAGAAGTTAGGTATCACAGTTGTATTAGATAAAGGGCTGTCTCCAGAATTCCTAAGAGACTATCTTAGAGTATGTGGGGAGTATATAACCTTTGTTAAATTTGGATGGGGTACTTCTGCAGTAATAGATAGGGATATTGTAAAGGAGAAGATCGAGATATACAAAAAATACGGGATAAAGGCCTATCCTGGTGGTACTCTATTTGAGGTTTCCTACTCCAAAGGGCTATTTGAGGAGTATCTAAAGGAGTGTGAGGAGTTAGGTTTTGAAACCGTGGAGATATCAGATGGCTCTATAACTCTAAGTTTAGAAGAGAGGGAAGATATTATAAGGAAGGCGATAGAGAGGGGTTTTACTGTATTGACAGAGGTTGGAAAAAAGAGTGTAGAAATGGATAGAAAGATAACCTTAGAGGAGAGAATAGAGTTGATAAACAGAGATATAGATATAGGTGCAGATTACGTAATTGTGGAGGGTAGGGAGAGTGGAAAATCTATAGGTCTCTTTGATAGTAAAGGTAATGTTAAAGAGGAGGATTTTAAAATCTTAGTAAATTCGGTCCCTCTTGAAAAGGTGATATTCGAGGCTCCTCAGAAGAATCAACAGGTTTATTTTATACTCAATATTGGGCCTGATGTTAATTTAGGGAATATTTCATATGAAGATGTAATCTCTTTAGAGACTCTGAGGAAGGGATTGAGAGGAGATACATTTGGAAAGGTTTAG
- a CDS encoding Yip1 family protein, whose product MNIKELILNPDRFFRDLSNKEPSLTTPFIIIFILSVLDAIYTCVYFYYFFLTSAGFDLCSSDILVILTVSLIFIILVAFLSISIGWLLAAGIMYLISKLFKGKGSFKRTMEFTGYGYFPTIIGVLISILVSYYFFSNNQVLTPEVADKIYTFITPIGIVTTLWTLGLWTYGIKYAMNLDLKKAFVVALLLVVLLFIIYMLIFIVYILIQSLF is encoded by the coding sequence ATGAATATAAAAGAGTTAATTCTAAATCCAGATAGATTCTTTAGAGATCTATCCAATAAAGAACCTTCCCTTACAACACCCTTTATAATTATTTTTATCCTTTCAGTGCTCGATGCTATCTATACCTGTGTCTATTTCTATTATTTTTTCTTAACATCAGCAGGTTTCGATCTCTGTTCATCAGATATATTAGTGATACTAACTGTATCTTTAATATTCATTATATTAGTAGCTTTCCTATCTATATCTATAGGATGGCTGTTAGCAGCAGGAATAATGTATCTAATTTCTAAATTATTTAAGGGAAAGGGTTCTTTTAAGAGGACCATGGAATTTACTGGGTACGGTTACTTTCCAACTATTATAGGAGTGTTGATCTCTATTTTAGTAAGTTATTACTTCTTCTCTAATAACCAGGTACTTACTCCTGAAGTTGCGGACAAGATTTATACATTTATAACCCCAATTGGTATTGTAACTACTCTGTGGACCTTAGGTTTATGGACCTATGGAATAAAATATGCAATGAATCTGGATTTAAAGAAAGCGTTTGTCGTTGCATTGTTACTGGTAGTGCTACTTTTCATCATTTATATGTTGATTTTCATCGTCTATATATTGATACAGTCACTGTTCTAA